TTTTTATTAATTAAGAGTTAAATTAGATAAAGGCCCATGAACCGCCATCAAGAAAGCGACCAATCCCTTATACACTCGTACCTTCGAGGAGACGAGAATGCGCTCGAAATTCTTATCAATCGTCATAAAACTAAAATTTATACCACTATCTATTTATTGGTTAAAGACAGTTATTTAGCCGAAGATATTTTCCAGGATGCATTTATTAAAATAATTAACACCCTAAGGGCTGGCAAATACAATGAAGAAGGTAAGTTTTTACCTTGGGCATTACGAATTGCTCACAATTTGGTTATTGATCATTTCCGCAAAGAGAAACGCACCCCTGTTGTAACTACCATTGATGGCCAGGACATTTTCAATATTTTACATTTTGTTGATGAGAATGCCGAGGACAGGATAGTGCGCGAGCAAACCGTTGCCGATTTACGTAAATTAATTATGATGCTTCCTGAAGAACAACGCGAAGTGTTGATTATGCGCCATTATGCCGATTTGAGCTTCAAAGAAATAGCCGATATTACAGAAGTAAGCATAAATACTGCACTGGGCCGCATGCGCTATGCGCTTAACAACTTGCGAAAAATGATGAATATTAAAGAAGAAAGCCTTAAGTAAAATTTGACCCTTTATTTATTGCTGATAATCAAACGTCCGAAATAGAAATTCGGACGTTTTTATTTGAATGAGTTAAACAAGTTTCATATCAATCGACTAATATTACATAATATTAACTTTTGGTTGAATTTACATTTGTTCTACATGAATTGAATAGATATTTTTGAGTTCAATTCGACTTAGACAACAACCAAACATGACAAAAAAATCTATGATAAGATCACTTCAATTAGTTTTTGCATTTTCCTTAGGGGCTATATCTATTCTTTCGTGTAAAGGCGGAAAAAACAATCAAAATACAATGGGCGCTGATACTGTTTTGGTAAAAGGTCTTTACATCCATTCAGACAAGATTGACAGCTTACGGGATTGTGCAGATACTACGGTGGTCTATTTTGTAAAAGATCAAACCGGTAAACTTGGTACCCGTTATGATAGCTTACCTGGTATCCAGCACAC
Above is a window of Solitalea lacus DNA encoding:
- a CDS encoding RNA polymerase sigma factor, with the protein product MNRHQESDQSLIHSYLRGDENALEILINRHKTKIYTTIYLLVKDSYLAEDIFQDAFIKIINTLRAGKYNEEGKFLPWALRIAHNLVIDHFRKEKRTPVVTTIDGQDIFNILHFVDENAEDRIVREQTVADLRKLIMMLPEEQREVLIMRHYADLSFKEIADITEVSINTALGRMRYALNNLRKMMNIKEESLK